ACACTGTTCAATTTTCAAAGACCAATTCGTTGCCGCTGTTTGCTAGCGACTCTTAATACTATATCAGGTTTTAAGTAACTTGTCAAGAACTTTTTTATTTTCTTTTAAATTCTTTTTTCACTTAGAAAGACAAGCTTTCCTGACGACTCTTAGTACTATATCAAATTTCCTTAATGAAGTCAAGAGTTTTTTATTCACCGTCTCTAGCGACATTTAATACTATATCATTTATATCTAATTATGTCAATAGCAATTTTAATTTGTCAAAATTATTATTAACATTGATATAATTATTATACATAAAATAGGAACTACTAAATAAAATTTTTTATTTCTTATTTTATGATTAAAAACTTTCATACCAATAAAGGTGCCTATAGAGCCTCCTATAAATGATAATAACAATAATGTACTTTCTTTTATTCTCCACTTATTATTTAATGCTCTTTTTTTATCTATCCCCATAAAGATAAATGAAATTATAGATAATATTAAAATATAAGCAATAATTAAAGTGTTTAAATTAATTTTTTCAATCATATCAATTTTCCTTTATTTTTATAATACTTATTATATTATCATGTTTTGTAAATGAAAAAAAGTGTTTAAAATTTCAATTGAAATTTTAAACACTCTTTTTATAAATATTTTATTTAGGTTTACTTATAAACATTTGAGTAAAAACATATCCATATTTATCACTATCTTTTATACCAATTCCTATATGGGTAAAGTCAGGGCTTAATATGTTCTTTCTATGTCCACTTGAATTCATTAAAGCTGTATGTGCACTTTCTACAGATTGATTACCTGCTAAATTTTCACCTGCATGAACATATTTAATACCAAAACTCTTCATCATCTCAAAAGGACTACCGTAATTTGGAGAATAATGACTAAAATAATTATTATCAACCATATCTTGAGATTTAACTCTTGCAACTTTTGTTACTTCAGTATCCACCTTTAATTTTGGTAAATTATTTTTTTCTCTTTCTTTATTAACAAGAGATACCATTTCATTTTCACTATTTGATAATGTTTTATTTGTTTCTTTTGCACTATCCTCATTCTTAACTGTTTTATTATCTTCATTTTGTTTATCTGTTTTATTATTTTCGTTTTGCTTATCTGTATTATTATTCTCAGATTCATCTACAACAACAGGTTCTGCATCAGATTTCTTTACTGCACCTACTTCATTATTATCCAATTGAACAAGATACCAATCATCTAATTCTTTAGTTACATTTACTATTTGGTCTTTCTTTAAATTTCCAACAGTTTCAAAATTATCTCCTGATCCAGATTTAACATCACAATTGTCAGAAGTTATCTTTACGTTCTCAATATCTGTTTTTTCAAATATAGAAGATTCTTCTGAATTGTTTTCTTGTTGTTTTTCTTCAGATGTACAAGAAATTAATAAAGAAGTTAATAAAAGACTCAACAAAATCATTATAATAATTTTCTTTTTCATAATTATCTCCTTTTCTTCTTTTTAAAAATATATCTAATTTATAGTTGATATTTTCATATATAGTATTTACATCTTTTTTAAAAATATTATAATGATTTCTTTTTAGAATTAATTAACAAAAACATATTTTAATATATTTTTTGATATTTTTCTCATTGATTGTTCTATATTCTTCTAATATTTTACATTCGTGTGTTGAATTTCATTCATAATTAACTAGTATGTAATCCACTAATGATTAATATAAATTAATTACTTCTTTTACAGTTTTTTTCATATTATCTTTTAATTTTTGAGGCGATATTATCTTTACCTTATTTCCAAACATAAATAACCAACCTAAAAATGTATTGCTAATTTCTACCTCTACCTTTATTTTAAAACTATCATCACTCTGTTTTCTAATAATAATATCTTGTCCAAATTTATCAATGACTACATTTATAAGAGAATTGTGAAATTCTAATTGAACCGTTTCAAGTTCACCAATATACATATTAAATATTTTTCTAGAATATTCAGCTACATTAAATTCTTCATAACCTTCTATAAGATATCTGTCTTTTTCTAATATATTTATATCCATCATTCTATCTACTCTGAAATTACTTATATCATTATATCTTTCATAATAAGAAATTAAATAATAATGTTCATTGGACCAAGTAAGAGCATAAGGACTTAAAGTATATCTGTTACCATTTCTTCTAAATTCAATTTTCTTATTTAAGTCATAGTCAAAATATTTGAAAGAAACCTGTTTATTTTCATGAATAGCTCTATGCAATCTATCTACATTATAAAAAATTCTTTCATTACTAGTTTTAACTCTATCTCTTACAATTACATGTCTATCTAGTTCCTTAGCTTGACTAGAACTAGTTAATTTTTCAAGTTTTTTTATTAATTCATTGCTTTTTTTATGGGTTATAAACTTTGAAGATTGAACTGAATCAACAAGAAGTTTTAGCTCTGCTAATTCAAAATCTCTACTTGCAATAAAATATTTATTAGATCTTCCCTTTTCACAAATTATATCAAGTCCATAAAATTTAAGTAATTCTATATCAGAATATACTGATTTTCTTTCAGCAGATATATTATGCCTTTTTAGTTCAGTTATTATATCATTTACAGTAATATAATTTTCTTCATCAGTTTTTTCAAGCAATATATCCATTATGTATAATATTTTTAATTTTACACTTGTATTATTAGCCATTGAAATCACCTCTAAATAATACACTTCTACATTAATATGGAAACTCCTCTTTATTTTATGAATTATTGTCCGTACAATGGTACATTATATTTATTATACTATAAACAAATCTTAAAGAGGAGGAGTCAAAAAATGTTAAATGTTAAAATTTTTAAAAAATATTTATTTATTGGAATTTTATTAGTTACAATGGGACTTTTAGGAGCATGTGGAGAAGATACAAATTCTGAAGATAATTCAAGTAAAGAATCATCAACAGAAAACAATGAAACTAATGAAAATCAAGAAGACAGTAATGATGAAAATGAATCTAAAAAAAGTGAAGATAAGGTATATAAAGTAGGAGATACAGTAAAAGTAGGAAATGTAGAATTAACTGTAAACTCCGCTTCTTTTTCAGAACCTGCCGAGTATAGTGAATCCAAAAATGGTAAAGTACTTACACTAGATGTTACAGCAAAGAATACAGGAGATGACCAAGTATTTATTGATAATACTGAATTTGCTATATACGATAATAATGGTAATAAACAAGATGATTATTATGGATATGATGATATGGCTATAAGCGAACAAATAAATAGCGGGAAACAAGTTCAAGGTAAAGTTTACTTTGATGTAGTGAATCAAGATTCTTATGAAATGATTTATACTCCATCATTTTCTTGGGATAGTAAAGAATATATTTTTGAGATAATACCAAAATAAAAATATGCCACTCTATGAGTGGCATATTTTTAACTAATAAAATAAATAT
The genomic region above belongs to Senegalia massiliensis and contains:
- a CDS encoding DUF1294 domain-containing protein, which translates into the protein MIEKINLNTLIIAYILILSIISFIFMGIDKKRALNNKWRIKESTLLLLSFIGGSIGTFIGMKVFNHKIRNKKFYLVVPILCIIIISMLIIILTN
- a CDS encoding CAP domain-containing protein — translated: MKKKIIIMILLSLLLTSLLISCTSEEKQQENNSEESSIFEKTDIENVKITSDNCDVKSGSGDNFETVGNLKKDQIVNVTKELDDWYLVQLDNNEVGAVKKSDAEPVVVDESENNNTDKQNENNKTDKQNEDNKTVKNEDSAKETNKTLSNSENEMVSLVNKEREKNNLPKLKVDTEVTKVARVKSQDMVDNNYFSHYSPNYGSPFEMMKSFGIKYVHAGENLAGNQSVESAHTALMNSSGHRKNILSPDFTHIGIGIKDSDKYGYVFTQMFISKPK
- a CDS encoding helix-turn-helix transcriptional regulator, which encodes MANNTSVKLKILYIMDILLEKTDEENYITVNDIITELKRHNISAERKSVYSDIELLKFYGLDIICEKGRSNKYFIASRDFELAELKLLVDSVQSSKFITHKKSNELIKKLEKLTSSSQAKELDRHVIVRDRVKTSNERIFYNVDRLHRAIHENKQVSFKYFDYDLNKKIEFRRNGNRYTLSPYALTWSNEHYYLISYYERYNDISNFRVDRMMDINILEKDRYLIEGYEEFNVAEYSRKIFNMYIGELETVQLEFHNSLINVVIDKFGQDIIIRKQSDDSFKIKVEVEISNTFLGWLFMFGNKVKIISPQKLKDNMKKTVKEVINLY
- a CDS encoding DUF4352 domain-containing protein; the encoded protein is MLNVKIFKKYLFIGILLVTMGLLGACGEDTNSEDNSSKESSTENNETNENQEDSNDENESKKSEDKVYKVGDTVKVGNVELTVNSASFSEPAEYSESKNGKVLTLDVTAKNTGDDQVFIDNTEFAIYDNNGNKQDDYYGYDDMAISEQINSGKQVQGKVYFDVVNQDSYEMIYTPSFSWDSKEYIFEIIPK